The Mastomys coucha isolate ucsf_1 unplaced genomic scaffold, UCSF_Mcou_1 pScaffold14, whole genome shotgun sequence genome window below encodes:
- the LOC116088312 gene encoding cytochrome c oxidase subunit 5B, mitochondrial: MASRLLRGVGALAAQAVRAHGPRGAAATRSMASGGGVPTDEEQATGLEREIMIAAQKGLDPYNMLPPKAASGTKEDPNLVPSISNKRIVGCICEEDNCTVIWFWLHKGESQRCPNCGTHYKLVPHQMAH; this comes from the exons ATGGCTTCAAGGTTACTTCGCGGAGTGGGCGCTTTGGCGGCGCAGGCCGTGAGGGCCCACGGGCCCCGTGGCGCGGCCGCAACCCGATCCATGGCTTCTGGAG gtgGTGTCCCTACTGATGAGGAGCAGGCTACCGGGCTGGAGAGGGAGATCATGATAGCAGCACAGAAGGGACTG GACCCATACAATATGCTACCTCCAAAGGCAGCTTCGGGCACCAAGGAAGACCCTAATCTAGTCCCATCCATCAGTAACAAGAGAATAGTGGGCTGCATCT GTGAAGAGGACAACTGTACGGTCATCTGGTTTTGGCTACACAAAGGCGAGAGTCAGCGATGCCCAAACTGTGGAACCCATTACAAGCTGGTGCCCCACCAAATGGCCCACTGA
- the Actr1b gene encoding beta-centractin yields MESYDIIANQPVVIDNGSGVIKAGFAGDQIPKYCFPNYVGRPKHMRVMAGALEGDLFIGPKAEEHRGLLTIRYPMEHGVVRDWNDMERIWQYVYSKDQLQTFSEEHPVLLTEAPLNPSKNREKAAEVFFETFNVPALFISMQAVLSLYATGRTTGVVLDSGDGVTHAVPIYEGFAMPHSIMRVDIAGRDVSRYLRLLLRKEGADFHTSAEFEVVRTIKERACYLSINPQKDEALETEKVQYTLPDGSTLDVGPARFRAPELLFQPDLVGDESEGLHEVLAFAIHKSDMDLRRTLFSNIVLSGGSTLFKGFGDRLLSEVKKLAPKDVKIKISAPQERLYSTWIGGSILASLDTFKKMWVSKKEYEEDGSRAIHRKTF; encoded by the exons GGTTCAGGGGTGATCAAGGCTGGCTTTGCAGGAGACCAGATTCCTAAGTACTGTTTCCCAAACTA TGTCGGAAGGCCAAAGCACATGCGGGTTATGGCTGGAGCCCTGGAGGGGGACCTGTTCATTGGACCGAAAGCAGAG GAGCACCGGGGGCTGCTGACCATCCGATACCCCATGGAGCACGGTGTGGTACGGGATTGGAATGACATGGAGCGCATCTGGCAGTACGTCTACTCTAAGGACCAGCTGCAGACCTTCTCCGAGGAG CATCCTGTTCTTCTAACGGAGGCCCCATTGAACCCCAGTAAGAACCGAGAGAAAGCGGCAGAGGTGTTCTTTGAAACCTTCAATGTTCCTGCACTGTTTATCTCCATGCAGGCCGTGCTCAGCCT GTACGCAACAGGACGCACCACAGGAGTGGTTTTAGATTCGGGGGACGGGGTCACTCACGCTGTCCCCATCTATGAGGGCTTTGCCATGCCACACTCCATCATGCGGGTAGACATTGCGGGCCGGGACGTCTCTCGATATCTGAGGCTGCTGCTGCGCAAGGAAGGGGCTGACTTCCATACCTCAGCTGAGTTTGAGGTTGTCCGGACCATCAAAGAG CGAGCTTGCTATCTGTCCATCAACCCACAAAAGGACGAGGCTCTAGAGACTGAGAAGGTGCAGTACACCCTTCCAGACGGCAGCACGCTTGAC GTGGGGCCTGCGCGCTTCCGAGCCCCTGAACTGCTGTTCCAGCCAGACCTGGTGGGGGATGAGAGTGAGGGACTCCATGAAGTTCTGGCCTTCGCCATCCACAAGTCCGACATGGACCTCCGCCGGACACTCTTCTCCAATATCGTACTGTCAGGGGGCTCAACACTCTTTAAAG GCTTTGGAGATAGGTTACTAAGTGAAGTAAAGAAGCTTGCCCCGAAGGATGTTAAAATCAAG ATCTCTGCTCCTCAGGAACGACTGTACTCCACATGGATCGG CGGCTCCATCCTCGCCTCACTGGACACCTTCAAGAAGATGTGGGTATCCAAAAAGGAATATGAAGAAGATGGCTCCCGTGCGATTCATCGCAAAACCTTCTAA